GTATCCAGTGCCGATTCCGCCCCTGCGCGAGCGCGGTAACGATGTGTTAATGCTGGCCGGGCATTTCCTTGAACTCAATCGGGCGCGGCTTGGCCTGCGTGGTTTGCGCCTGTCGCCGGCGGCCGAGCGCGCGCTGCTGCTTTACACCTGGCCGGGCAATGTGCGCGAACTGGAGCATGTGATCAGCCGAGCGGCGTTAAAGCAGCTCAGTCGCGGGACGAGTCGCGCGTTGATCATGACGCTGGAGCCTGAAATTCTCGATCTCGACAGCGCGATGGCGGCATCGGGGACGGTGGTCGAACCATCCCCGGACGTTACGGCTGATCTGCCGTTCCAGCCCTTGGGCGAAGCTGTCGATGATTACCAGCGCAAGAAAATCCTCCAGGCCCTGAGCCTGTCCGGGGAAAACTGGGCCAGCGCCGCGCGGATTCTGGAAGTCGACCCCAGCAACCTGCACAAACTGGCGCGGCGGCTGCGTCTCAAGTAGGCGACAGTGTTGATGGCGGTCAAGGTGGCTTTGCGCAGTGCCTCGCACACTGCGTAAAACCTTCTGGAGATCACCGTCATGCCGCTTTCCCTGGCTCAGATGCGCCGTAACTACACCCTTAATGGCCTGCAAGATGAGGCGGCGCTGGACGATCCGCTGGCGATGTTCCGGCAATGGCTGCAACAGGCCCGCGACACCGAGTGCGCACCTGTCGAGGCCAATAGCATGGTGCTGGCGACGGTCGACCCTGAAGGGCGGCCGCACTGCCGGGTCCTGCTGCTCAAGGGGTTGAGCGATGAAGGGTTTACGTTTTTCGGCAATTATCAGAGCGATAAGGGTCAGCAATTGGCCGCCAATCCCTATGCAGCGATGACGTTTTTCTGGCCGGGGCTGGAGCGTCAGGTGCGTATCGAAGGGCAGGTGTCCAGACTCGACCCAGCGTTGTCGGATGCGTACTTCGATTCTCGTTCCATGGCCAGTCGCCTGGGGGCCTGGGCTTCACCGCAGAGCCGCCCGCTGACCAGTCGCGCAGCGTTGGAATCCATGCTGGCTGAAACCATCAAGCGCTTCGTTGGCCAGACCGTGTCGCGCCCCGAGCACTGGGGCGGCTACTGCCTGCACCCTGAGCGTCTGGAGTTCTGGCAGGGGCGGGCCGACCGCTTGCATGATCGACTCGATTACCGGTTGCGCGATGGATTGTGGAAACGGAGCCGGTTGGCGCCTTGAACACGATGGGGACAGTGTGGGAGCGGGCTTGCCCGCGAAGGCGTCATTTCAGTCAATACATGTGTTGAGTCGAGTATCGCCATCGCGGGCAAGCCTGCTCCCACAGGTTTTGTGTGCCCGGCACAATTTTCTTATGTCCCCGACGAGGTACCTCCTTGGAGGAATAGGCTCGCTCGCTATTCCGGTTCAGGCTTTGGGCCATACCCTCATCTACGGGAAGACCTGGATATGGCCCATCTGGCGCAACGCACGTTTGAACCCCTGAACATTGCCGTACTGACCATCAGCGATACGCGCACTTTTGACACCGACACGTCGGGGCAGACCCTGACGGATTTGCTGCAAACGGCCGGGCATGTGTTGATCGATCGTGAGCTGGTCAAGGACGACATTTATCAGATCCGCGCCACCGTTTCCCGGTGGATCGCCGACCCCACGGTGCAAGTGGTTTTGATGACAGGCGGAACCGGTTTCACCGCTCGCGACAACACACCGCAAGCAGTCTTGCCATTGCTGGACAAGCATGTGGAAGGCTTCGGCGAACTGTTCCGCCAGGTGTCTCTGGAGGAAATCGGCATGTCCAGCCTGCAGTCCCGGGCACTGGCCGGCATGAGTAACGGCGTGCTGGTGTGCTGCGTGCCAGGCTCGCCGGGTGCCTGCCGGACGGCCTGGAACAAGATCCTGCTCGAACAACTGGACAGTCGCACCGGCCCGTGCAATTTCGCCCCGCATTTGAAACCGCAAGCGCAGCGGGTCATCGACGCCTGCGGGACACGCTCATGACCGGGCGGGTGTGCGACATGGGCAACCTGATGCCCGTGGACGAGGCCATCAGCCGTCTGCTGGACCAGGCACCGCCGCCACCCCTGGCGCAAAAGATCGGACTGGATCAAGCCATGGGGCGGGTGCTGGCGACGGACATTCATTCCCCGGTGAACCTGCCGGCCTGGGACAACAGTGCTATGGACGGCTTTGCCCTCAGGGCGGCTGATCTGCCACCGGACGGTGGCTATTTGTTGATTGGCGGACGAATTGCGGCGGGGGATCAGGCGTGCTCGCCGTTGCTCGCGCAGCAGGCGGTGCAGATCTTTACCGGCGCGCCATTGCCACCGGGCGCCGATACCGTGGTGCCGCAAGAGCGCTGCCGGGTCGAGGGCGAGCGCGTCTGGTTCCCGTCCGTGTCCGTGGGCGATCACGTGCGCAAGGAGGGCGAGGAAGTTCGTCGCGGGGATTTGTTGCTCAAGGCCGGCAAACGCCTGCGCGCACAAGAACTGGGGTTGCTGGCCGGCGCCGGGATCGCGCGGGTCGAGGTCTATCGGCCGTTGCAGGTGTGCCTGCTCAGCAGCGGCAATGAACTGCGTGAGCCGGGCGATTCGTTGGCGCCGGGGCAGATTTATAACAGCAATCGCTACTGCCTTGCGGCGTTGTTGAGCAGTTGGGGCGTCGAAGTGCATGACTATGGCGTGATGGCCGATGAGTTGGCCGCCAGCCGGCATGCCTTGAGCCTGGCTTCCTCGGAATGCGACCTGTTGTTGAGTTCCGGTGGCGTCTCGGTCGGTGAGGAAGATCACCTCAAAAAAGCGATCGAGGAACTCGGCAGCCTGGATTTCTGGCGGCTAGCCATTCAACCGGGTAAACCGCTGGCCTTCGGCGAAGTGGCCGGAAAACCCTGGATCGGCATGCCGGGCAATCCTTCGGCGGCGCTGATTACCGCGTTGGTGGTGGTGCGTCCGTTCCTGCTCAGGGCTCAAGGTGTGAAAGACGTGTTGCCGGTGCCAATGTCCGTGCCCGCCGGGTTCGACTGGTTGCAGCGTAACAAGCGTCGGCAGTACCTGCGGGCCCGATTGACGCCCGGCGCCGACGGCCAGTTGAGCGTGGAACTGCACCCTCAGCAAAGCTCGGCCATGTTGACCGCCGCGTGCTGGGCCGATGGGCTGGCGGTGATCGAGTGCGAGCAGCAAGTGCTCAAGCACGACAACGTGATGTTCCTGTCCTTCGCCGACCTGATGCATTGATGGCAATTGATTGCCGTCAAGGCCGTGCCTGCCGGTCTGGCTAGACTGTGTGGCGAGGGAGCTTGCTCCCGCTGGGTCGCAAAGCAGCCCTGTTATTTAGGCCTGCTGCGCAGTCCAGCGTCGGAACGCCGCCCGGAACAAGCTCGCTCGCCACAAGCGCATTCCAACCATGACCGATTAGGTTCCGGACTACGCTTTTTGATGAGGATTACCCATGCAACTGGTCTGCCCGGCAGGGAACCTGCCTGCGCTTAAAGCGGCGGTGCGCCAAGGCGCCGATGCCGTCTATGTCGGCTTTCGTGATGACACCAACGCCCGGCATTTTGCGGGGCTGAACATGGACGACAAGCAGTTCGACGCCGCGGTCGCCCACATTCGCCAGCATCAACGCAAACTCTACGTCGCGGTCAACACGTACCCGCAGCCCAAGGGCTGGGAGCGCTGGCAGCGGGCGGTGGATCGTGCCGCCGATTTCGGCGTCGATGCGCTGATCGCCGCCGACCCCGGGGTGCTCAACTACGCCAGTCAGCGCCACCCGCAACTGGCGTTGCACCTGTCGGTCCAGGGCTCGGCGACCCATGCCGCGGCGCTGGAGTTTTATGCGCAGCGCTACGGCATTCGTCGCGCGGTGCTGCCGCGGGTGTTGTCATTGGCGCAAGTGCGCCAGGTTGCTGCCAGCAGCCCGGTGCCCATCGAAGTGTTTGGTTTCGGCAGCTTATGCATCATGGCCGAAGGGCGTTGCCATCTGTCTTCCTACATTACCGGCGAGTCGCCGAACCTGTGCGGTGTTTGTTCGCCGGCCAAAGCGGTGCGCTGGAGCGAGGACGCCGAAGGTTTGAGCGCACGCCTCAGCGAAGTGCTGATCGATCGCTACACCCCTGACGAACCGGCCGGATACCCGACCTTGTGCAAGGGCCGCTTCCTGGTCGGCGGCAAACGCTTTCATGCGCTGGAAGAACCCACCAGCCTCGACACCCTGGATTTGCTGCCGGAACTGACGGCCATCGGCGTCGAAGCGGTGAAAATCGAGGGTCGTCAACGCAGCCCGGCCTATGTCGAACAAGTCACCCGTGTCTGGCGCGCGGCACTGGACGCCCATCGTGGCGCGCCGGGCAGCTTTCGGGTCAAGGAGGAATGGCGTCAGGTGCTGGCCGGTTTGTCCGAAGGCAGCCAGACCACTCTGGGTGCTTATCATCGATCATGGCAATGAGGGATTCGACATGAAACTCAGCCTGGGACCGGTCCTGTTTTATTGGGACAAAGAGCAACTCAGCAACTTTTACGCCGAGATGTCGGCCTTGCCCCTGGATGTGATTTACCTGGGGGAAACCGTGTGCTCGAAACGTCGGGCTTTTTCGCTGGATCAATGGCTGGGTTTGGGTCGTGAGTTGCAGGAATGCAGCCAGGCACAACTGGTGCTTTCCAGCCTGACGCTGATCGAAGCGGCATCCGAACTCTCCAGCCTGCGCCGGCTGTGCGACAACGGCCAATTGCTGGTGGAAGCCAACGACATGGGCGCGGTGCAGTTCCTGGCCGAGCGCAAGTTGCCGTTCGTGGGCGGCCCGGCCCTCAATTTGTACAACGGTCACTCATTGGCGCAATTGCTCGACAGCGGCATGACCCGCTGGGTGCCGCCCGTGGAATGTTCGGCGGCGCTGATTGGTGATGTGATCGAACAGGTACGCGAACTGGGCCATGCAGTGCCGGAAGTTGAAATCTTTGCCTATGGGCATTTGCCATTGGCCTATTCCGCCCGCTGCTTTACGGCTCGGGCGGAAAACCGGCCCAAGGACGATTGCCAGTTTTGCTGCATCAACTACCCCGACGGCTTGGCATTGACCAGCCAGGAAGGGCAGTCGCTGTTCACCATCAACGGTATTCAAACGATGTCGGCCGAGGTGACCAATCTGCTGGCCGATTACTCCGGGCTGGTGGCCTGCGGTGCCGATCTGTTGCGCTTGAGTCCTCGTGCCCAGGGCATGGCCGAAGTGGTCGAGGCCTATCAACGGGTTCGTCTGGGCGAGACACCGCCGCTGTTCGTCGAAGGGTGCAATGGTTATTGGCATGGCCAGGCCGGCATGCTGCGTGTCGAGGAGGTCGGCCTGTGTTGAATCGAAAAAAGTGGCTGTTGAAAGGTGCCGACCGGTTGTTGCCGCTGGTGCGCCGGGTGCCTTTTGCCGTGCAGCGTCTGGGGTTGCAACAGGCGCTGAATCGTTGCCTTGCCGGGCCGTTGCGTGATGGCGAGTTTGAGGTGTTGCGTGGGCGTTGGTTGTGCCTGCGGATTCCGGATTTGGGTTTGTCCTGGTATCTGACGCTCAGTGGTAAAGGGTTGCGGATTGCCGAGCATGCCATGGCGCATGTGACGATCAGTGGCAACTGGCGGGAGTTTTTACTGCTGGCGAGCCGTCAGGAGGATCCGGATACGCTGTTTTTTCGCCGGCGTTTGGTGATTGAAGGTGATACGGAGCTGGGGTTGGCGTTGAAGAATCTGATCGACAGTCTGGATCCTGATGTGTTGCCTGTTTGGTTGTGGCGCAATCTGGAGCGGGCGGGGAAGGGGGTGGCGGCGGGATGACCAATACAGATCAAAATGTTCGCAATGTTTGTGCTCCACGCATAACCCTGTGGGAGCGGGCTTGCCCGCGATAGCGGTAGAACAATCGACATCAATGTTGAATGTGCCAGCACCAGGGCTGAGTACATATCCATTTCTGCCGTAACGGCGGCTTAGGGTTCCGCCCTTACGGCGGGTCACTTTGGAAAAGCGAAACCAATAGAAGCCGTTACCGCAGAAATGGATATGTACTCCGACCAAAATTATAGGTCGGCGGTCAGTCCGCCATCGCGGGCAAGCCCGCTCCCACAGGGAAATGCGTACGCTTGAAGAGAAAGGCCGGCCGGTAGGCCGCCTCGCGCGGCTTTGCGGTACTCGCCTCCACAGGGTTTATGTTGTTCTTCAGGCCATCGTTTCCTGCCGGCTTACATGCTGGCGAGCATCACTGGCAATCAACTGGCTGATCCCTTCAAACAACTCATCACTCTGTGCATCCGTGCAGTCCTCGCCATAGCGTTTGCGCAGCCCGTACTGACTCAGAATCAGATGCACATCAGCCTGCAGCCCATGCTGCTTGAGGCAGTTTTCAACACATTGCAACGGGCAGCCATCCAGCGCGAAGATCCGGCGCCCCGAGCGTGCCTTGTTGACCAGCGCCGCCACATGCCCGCCAACACCGACGATGCAGGACATTTCAGCCAGGCCGCTGCGGTCCAGTCGCACCGCCAGGGTATTGGCCAGTTGGGCGACGTTGGAGCAACCTGAGCAGGAGTAAACCAAAGGCAGGGTTGAACGGGGCATTTTCACTCTCCGTGGATGGACTCTGTCAGTGTGCAAGGTGCGTGGCATTGCGCCTTGATGACGATCAATTCCGACTATTGAAAAGCCGCCAGCTCCTCTTCAGCGAGGATGCTGATATGGCGACGCTCCATGGCGATCAGGCCGCACTCCACCAGGCGATGCAAAATCCGCGAGAAGGTTTCCGGCTGAATCCCAAGCTTCGACGCCACCAGGCGTTTGGACACCTGCAAGACAATCTGGCCGGTCACCGGGTGGCGTTCCTGGAACAGAAAATTGATCACCCGACGGCTCGCACTGGCCATGGTCAAGGTATCGATGTCACGCAGACGCAGGTGCAGGTGAACGCTCATGCTCGCGAGGATCGCCAGACAGACTTTCGGCTGGTCCTCCAGGGCATTGCGGTAATGGTTGCCCTCGATACTCACCAGCACGCTGTCCTTCAGGGCCGTGGCGCTCACCGGGTAGAGCCGGGCCTGGCTGAACAGCAGGGCTTCGGCAAAGGTCTGGCCGGGCTGGATGATCTCCACCAGGTTTTCCTGGCCTTCGCCGGTGAGCCGGTACAACTTGACCTGGCCGCTGACCAGCAGGAAAAAACGCCTGGCCGGATCCCCTTGATGCATGAGCGTACTGTGACAACTCAGGCGCTTGAGCATGGCCAGGCTGCAGACTTCCTCGAAGATTTTCTCCGGGAGTTGGCTGAATAAATGATGACGGCGTAACGTTAAAACGATGGAAGGGTGGGTCAGCATGGCGTACCTCCGCTGACCGTCATAGTAGAGAGCGCAGGCCAAATGACCTATGCCTCTGCAGGCCTACCTCCAAGGAGGGATGCCCGTCAGCCCGCACTGCGCAGATGCTCCATGGCCCAC
The Pseudomonas lini DNA segment above includes these coding regions:
- the moaB gene encoding molybdenum cofactor biosynthesis protein B; translation: MAHLAQRTFEPLNIAVLTISDTRTFDTDTSGQTLTDLLQTAGHVLIDRELVKDDIYQIRATVSRWIADPTVQVVLMTGGTGFTARDNTPQAVLPLLDKHVEGFGELFRQVSLEEIGMSSLQSRALAGMSNGVLVCCVPGSPGACRTAWNKILLEQLDSRTGPCNFAPHLKPQAQRVIDACGTRS
- a CDS encoding Crp/Fnr family transcriptional regulator, producing MLTHPSIVLTLRRHHLFSQLPEKIFEEVCSLAMLKRLSCHSTLMHQGDPARRFFLLVSGQVKLYRLTGEGQENLVEIIQPGQTFAEALLFSQARLYPVSATALKDSVLVSIEGNHYRNALEDQPKVCLAILASMSVHLHLRLRDIDTLTMASASRRVINFLFQERHPVTGQIVLQVSKRLVASKLGIQPETFSRILHRLVECGLIAMERRHISILAEEELAAFQ
- a CDS encoding U32 family peptidase, with translation MKLSLGPVLFYWDKEQLSNFYAEMSALPLDVIYLGETVCSKRRAFSLDQWLGLGRELQECSQAQLVLSSLTLIEAASELSSLRRLCDNGQLLVEANDMGAVQFLAERKLPFVGGPALNLYNGHSLAQLLDSGMTRWVPPVECSAALIGDVIEQVRELGHAVPEVEIFAYGHLPLAYSARCFTARAENRPKDDCQFCCINYPDGLALTSQEGQSLFTINGIQTMSAEVTNLLADYSGLVACGADLLRLSPRAQGMAEVVEAYQRVRLGETPPLFVEGCNGYWHGQAGMLRVEEVGLC
- a CDS encoding SCP2 domain-containing protein, whose translation is MLNRKKWLLKGADRLLPLVRRVPFAVQRLGLQQALNRCLAGPLRDGEFEVLRGRWLCLRIPDLGLSWYLTLSGKGLRIAEHAMAHVTISGNWREFLLLASRQEDPDTLFFRRRLVIEGDTELGLALKNLIDSLDPDVLPVWLWRNLERAGKGVAAG
- a CDS encoding peptidase U32 family protein, with the protein product MQLVCPAGNLPALKAAVRQGADAVYVGFRDDTNARHFAGLNMDDKQFDAAVAHIRQHQRKLYVAVNTYPQPKGWERWQRAVDRAADFGVDALIAADPGVLNYASQRHPQLALHLSVQGSATHAAALEFYAQRYGIRRAVLPRVLSLAQVRQVAASSPVPIEVFGFGSLCIMAEGRCHLSSYITGESPNLCGVCSPAKAVRWSEDAEGLSARLSEVLIDRYTPDEPAGYPTLCKGRFLVGGKRFHALEEPTSLDTLDLLPELTAIGVEAVKIEGRQRSPAYVEQVTRVWRAALDAHRGAPGSFRVKEEWRQVLAGLSEGSQTTLGAYHRSWQ
- the pdxH gene encoding pyridoxamine 5'-phosphate oxidase, which codes for MPLSLAQMRRNYTLNGLQDEAALDDPLAMFRQWLQQARDTECAPVEANSMVLATVDPEGRPHCRVLLLKGLSDEGFTFFGNYQSDKGQQLAANPYAAMTFFWPGLERQVRIEGQVSRLDPALSDAYFDSRSMASRLGAWASPQSRPLTSRAALESMLAETIKRFVGQTVSRPEHWGGYCLHPERLEFWQGRADRLHDRLDYRLRDGLWKRSRLAP
- the glp gene encoding gephyrin-like molybdotransferase Glp; its protein translation is MTGRVCDMGNLMPVDEAISRLLDQAPPPPLAQKIGLDQAMGRVLATDIHSPVNLPAWDNSAMDGFALRAADLPPDGGYLLIGGRIAAGDQACSPLLAQQAVQIFTGAPLPPGADTVVPQERCRVEGERVWFPSVSVGDHVRKEGEEVRRGDLLLKAGKRLRAQELGLLAGAGIARVEVYRPLQVCLLSSGNELREPGDSLAPGQIYNSNRYCLAALLSSWGVEVHDYGVMADELAASRHALSLASSECDLLLSSGGVSVGEEDHLKKAIEELGSLDFWRLAIQPGKPLAFGEVAGKPWIGMPGNPSAALITALVVVRPFLLRAQGVKDVLPVPMSVPAGFDWLQRNKRRQYLRARLTPGADGQLSVELHPQQSSAMLTAACWADGLAVIECEQQVLKHDNVMFLSFADLMH
- a CDS encoding putative zinc-binding protein — its product is MPRSTLPLVYSCSGCSNVAQLANTLAVRLDRSGLAEMSCIVGVGGHVAALVNKARSGRRIFALDGCPLQCVENCLKQHGLQADVHLILSQYGLRKRYGEDCTDAQSDELFEGISQLIASDARQHVSRQETMA